From one Catenuloplanes nepalensis genomic stretch:
- a CDS encoding ComEA family DNA-binding protein, producing the protein MPPAPPPAPRLPAASSPAADDQLVLPVVPPGTRPPTFVDRVDVNAATAEELAVLPGIDLAGAARAVDLRELGGPFADVDEFATAAGVDLREHPRLPNLLACHKPQKPYRRDTPYLPDARILDV; encoded by the coding sequence ATGCCCCCGGCACCGCCTCCCGCGCCCCGGCTGCCGGCGGCCTCCTCACCCGCCGCCGACGATCAGCTGGTGCTGCCGGTGGTGCCGCCCGGCACCCGCCCGCCGACGTTCGTCGACCGCGTCGACGTCAACGCGGCCACGGCGGAGGAGCTGGCGGTGCTGCCCGGCATCGACCTCGCCGGCGCGGCCCGCGCGGTCGACCTGCGCGAGCTCGGCGGGCCGTTCGCCGACGTGGACGAGTTCGCCACGGCGGCCGGCGTCGACCTGCGCGAACACCCGCGGTTACCGAACCTGCTGGCCTGCCACAAACCCCAGAAACCGTACCGGCGGGACACGCCCTATCTGCCGGACGCCAGAATCCTGGACGTCTGA
- a CDS encoding AAA family ATPase: MPSIGFRGDLSQAFRARIPILYVESYEEHRALAEIAAVARDPELVRTPRALLTWSPTSGLIQPDGTARRGAIDPEDALVAALRTDEPSVFVFCDLHGTLGPAVVRLLRDVAVAFRAGPVPRTLIILAPALHIPHDLEKEVSILDFPLPAETEIRALLDRMIDDNMATGRITVTLTPGDRERFAKAALGLTLHEAENAFARAMVDDAVLAPADLAVVHEEKRQAVRKSGLLEFVEPHTGLADVGGLENLKRWLLRRDGTWLDEAAAWGLPAPRGVLITGVPGCGKSLTAKAVAAGWGLPLLRLDMGRVFSGLVGSSEQNMRTAIRAAEATSPCVLWVDEIEKGLAASSGSGDNTGTGARVFGTFLTWLQEKTRPVFIIATANDIDRLPAELLRKGRFDEIFFVDLPTGPERTAIWTVHLARRLSRPAVAGRLDLSPALLTELTKLTDGFSGAEIEQAVVSALYDAFAQRRPLERDDLVRAVTNTVPLSVTQSERITAIRSWAADRAVAATAPEDWDMGTGNGRAVEF; the protein is encoded by the coding sequence ATGCCGTCCATCGGATTTCGGGGCGACCTCTCGCAGGCATTCCGCGCGAGAATCCCGATTCTGTACGTCGAGTCCTATGAGGAACACCGCGCACTCGCCGAGATCGCCGCGGTGGCCCGGGACCCGGAACTGGTCCGTACCCCGCGTGCGCTGCTCACCTGGTCGCCGACGAGTGGACTGATCCAGCCGGACGGCACCGCCCGGCGCGGCGCGATCGATCCGGAGGACGCGCTCGTCGCCGCGCTGCGCACGGACGAACCCAGCGTCTTCGTCTTCTGCGACCTGCACGGCACGCTCGGCCCCGCGGTCGTCCGGCTGCTCCGCGACGTCGCGGTGGCGTTCCGGGCCGGCCCGGTCCCCCGCACGCTGATCATCCTCGCGCCCGCGCTGCACATCCCGCACGACCTGGAGAAGGAGGTCTCCATCCTGGACTTCCCGCTCCCGGCCGAGACCGAGATCCGGGCGCTGCTGGACCGCATGATCGACGACAACATGGCCACCGGGCGGATCACGGTCACGCTCACCCCCGGCGATCGGGAGCGCTTCGCCAAGGCCGCGCTCGGGCTCACGCTGCACGAGGCGGAGAACGCGTTCGCCCGCGCGATGGTCGACGACGCCGTGCTGGCCCCCGCGGACCTCGCGGTGGTGCACGAGGAGAAGCGTCAGGCGGTCCGCAAGTCCGGTCTGCTGGAGTTCGTCGAGCCGCACACCGGCCTGGCCGACGTCGGCGGCCTGGAGAACCTCAAACGCTGGCTGCTGCGCCGCGACGGCACCTGGCTGGACGAGGCCGCCGCCTGGGGCCTGCCCGCGCCGCGCGGCGTGCTGATCACCGGCGTGCCCGGCTGCGGCAAGTCACTCACCGCCAAGGCGGTCGCGGCCGGCTGGGGCCTGCCGCTGCTCCGCCTGGACATGGGCCGGGTGTTCAGCGGCCTGGTCGGCTCGTCCGAACAGAACATGCGCACCGCGATCCGCGCGGCCGAGGCCACGTCGCCGTGCGTGCTCTGGGTCGACGAGATCGAGAAGGGACTCGCGGCCTCGTCCGGCTCCGGCGACAACACCGGCACCGGCGCCCGGGTCTTCGGCACGTTCCTCACCTGGCTGCAGGAGAAGACCCGGCCGGTCTTCATCATCGCCACCGCGAACGACATCGACCGCCTCCCCGCCGAACTGCTCCGCAAGGGACGCTTCGACGAGATCTTCTTCGTCGACCTGCCCACCGGCCCGGAACGCACCGCGATCTGGACCGTCCACCTCGCCCGCCGGCTCAGCCGGCCCGCCGTCGCCGGCCGCCTCGATCTCTCCCCGGCGCTGCTGACCGAGCTGACCAAGCTCACCGACGGCTTCTCCGGCGCCGAGATCGAGCAGGCCGTGGTCTCCGCGCTCTACGACGCGTTCGCGCAACGGCGCCCGCTGGAACGCGACGATCTGGTGCGCGCGGTCACCAACACGGTGCCACTCAGCGTGACACAGTCGGAACGGATAACCGCCATCCGCTCCTGGGCCGCCGACCGCGCGGTCGCCGCGACCGCGCCGGAGGACTGGGACATGGGCACCGGCAACGGGCGCGCCGTAGAGTTCTGA